The sequence TAAAGAAAACGAAAATAATTACTGGAAAGAATTAACAACCTATTTTTATGATGCTAATGACAATTTAGTCAAATATATTAACAAATATGACGAAGGAAATAAAAGTGTTACAAAAACAGTAACCTACAAACACCAAGGTGGGCGTATAAAAGCAATTACAAAAAGTAGTATTAGCTCAGCAAAATTTGTTCAAAGTATTGATTATTTTTTCAAAGACGGAAAAATTGTTAGTGAATCAGAACGTAACTTAAGTGAAAAAATCATTAACAATAAGCGTATTGATTATAATGAAAATGACATTGTAACCTATAAAGGGTTATTTGGTGATAAAACGGTTGACAGTTATGATTATGATGATAAGAAGTCAGCAATGCTATTATTAATTAAAAATGTTTTTGGAGCAAATTATCAAACTATCGTACATCTAATCTCATCACAAGAGAAAGAATTTCCATTAGAATCTATTTCTGAACACAATTTATTGAAGTTCTCATCGACTTCACCCTCAAAAACAGAATATTCGAAAAAATTCACCTATAACAACTTCGGCTATCCAGAAAGTCATACACAAGTCATAGACAAAACAAAAACGGTTGTTACTTATGAATATGAATAAATAACTTTTAATATAAGAATATTAAAAAGCTACAATTTAAAAACAGACTTTGGTCTGTTTTTTTTATACAAAAAAATAAAGTACCTACGATTCAATTCAATCATTTTTAAGAAAAAAGCTACCTAACTCATATCTTGTTCTTTAAAAAGCTAATTTCGTTCCATTATTTGCTCATCTTGTTCAAATTAGCTTATAAAATTAATTGTTTTCAAACTATATTTGTATAAAATTACTGTATAACCAAGAAGATTAAAATTGTTTTGCATACAAAGTTTTGCTGTTCACAACATTTAAAAAAAACACTTTTAATATATCTGTAATTTTAATGATTTTAAAACACTTAATTTATGAAAAACAAAAAAACAAAGTACTATGTAGCTATGCTATTTAGTTTGGGAGTTTTCACAATGAATGCTCAAAATGCCACCGTTAGCGCTGGAAGTAACGCTTCTTCTACAGAAGGAAATGTTTCATTCTCAGTTGGCCAACCGTTCTACACAACAAACACAGGCTCAAATGGATCTGTAGCTCAAGGTGTACAACAGCCCTTTGAAATTCAAACGGTATTAGGAACCGAATTGTTTTCAATTCAATTAAAAATGTTGGCTTACCCAAACCCAACTACTGATGTTTTAAATTTATCTATTGATGAAAGTGAATTGTCAGGCATGTCTTATGCGCTTGTTGATTTTAATGGCAGAGTAATTAAAAGTAGTGTAATCTCAAACCAAAGTACTACTATTTCTATGGCAGAATATCAAAAAGCGATTTACATTCTTAATGTAACTCAAAACAATACCATTATTAAAACTTTTAAAATTATTAAAAAATAAAAATATATGAAAAAAATAATTACTCTTATAACTGTATTATTAATTAATACAATTGCATTTGCACAAGCTCCACAAAAAATGAGTTATCAAGCTGTTATTAGGGATGGTAGCGATGCATTGGTAGTTTCAACAACAATTGGAATGCAAATCAGTATTTTACAAGGATCTTCAACAGGTACAGCAGTTTATGTTGAAACACAAACACCATCAACAAACGCAAATGGATTAGTTAGTATTGAAATTGGTTCAGGATCAGTTGTTTCTGGAAATTTTTCTACTATTGATTGGTCTACTGGAAACTATTACATCAAATCGGAAACGGATTTAGCTGGCGGAACATCTTATACTATTTCTGGCACAAGCCAGTTGTTAAGTGTGCCTTATGCAATGTATGCAGGCAATGCTGGAGGAGGTTTAGCAAACGGTTCGGCAATTGGAGTTTCTCCTTTTTGGAATGGAACATCTTGGGTAACGAATAACACTAATTTTTATAACAACGGTACGAATATAGGTCTTTATACTACAACTCCAACGGCCCAATTAGAATTAGCAGATATTTACAATGCAGGAGGAAAAAACCTTCAAATTGGAGATGATGTTTATTTAAGTGATGTTGATGTACCTAATGTTTTAGGAATTTATGGCGTTCAAGATTCAGATCGTGCAGCTATAAAATTAGGGAGTACAGGTCCAGAAGTTTGGGGTTTAAATAATAATATTGGTATTGGTAATAATAATCCAACAGCAAAATTAGATATTGCAGGTAATGTAAAAATTAGTGATGGAACTCAAGGTGCAGGAAAAGTTTTAACTTCAGATGCTAACGGATTAGCTACTTGGACTGATGCAGCACCTTACTATCATCTTACGAATGTATATGGAACACCTTCAGCTCCTTTTACACTTGGAGGTAATGGAACAATGGTTACTTTTGCTATTTATAATAATTGCGCTCAAGGTTCAGCATATGGAGGAACTATGATGATTGACCCAACCGGACAAGTGACAATTATAAACTACGCAAATGTATTAGCAACAGCAACCATGTCTGCTACAGGTAATGTAATTTCTTTAGAATCTGGATGTGGAACAATAACTATAACATTAAATGTCTCAGGAACTTCTTGTACGATGACTACAGGAGGAGTAGCAGGTGCATATACAGAAGTGAAATTAACTACGTTTAGAATATAAATCAAATTTAAAAAGAGAAGCTTAAAGCTTCTCTTTTTTTTAAACTAACATTTAAACTTAATTT is a genomic window of Flavobacterium jumunjinense containing:
- a CDS encoding T9SS type A sorting domain-containing protein, which codes for MKNKKTKYYVAMLFSLGVFTMNAQNATVSAGSNASSTEGNVSFSVGQPFYTTNTGSNGSVAQGVQQPFEIQTVLGTELFSIQLKMLAYPNPTTDVLNLSIDESELSGMSYALVDFNGRVIKSSVISNQSTTISMAEYQKAIYILNVTQNNTIIKTFKIIKK